The following proteins come from a genomic window of Myroides odoratus DSM 2801:
- a CDS encoding aconitate hydratase, translating into MAFDIEMIKKVYEKMPDRVAKARELVGRPLTLTEKILYTHLWEGMPTQTFERGNDYVDFAPDRVACQDATAQMALLQFMHAGKEKVAVPTTVHCDHLIQAKVGAATDLKVAETQSSEVFNFLSSVSNKYGIGFWKPGAGIIHQIVLENYAFPGGLMIGTDSHTVNAGGLGMLAIGVGGADAVDVMSGMAWELKFPKLIGVKLTGKLNGWTAPKDVILKVADILTVKGGTGAIVEYFGEGALSMSCTGKGTICNMGAEIGATTSTFGYDDSMRRYLAATGRQDVVDAADKVAEHLTADAEVYANPEKYFDQLIEINLSELEPHINGPFTPDRGTPVSKMREDAEKNGWPLKVEWGLIGSCTNSSYEDMSRAASIVEQAVKNGITPKAEFGINPGSEQIRYTIERDGIIETFEKMGTKVFTNACGPCIGQWDREGADKGEKNTIVHSFNRNFSKRADGNPNTHAFVTSPEMVAALAIAGDLGFNPITDTLINDEGQEVKLLPPTGDELPTRGFDVEDPGYQAPAADGSSVEVIVSPTSSRLQLLEPFTPWNGQNITGAKLLIKAFGKCTTDHISMAGPWLRFRGHLDNISDNMLIGAENAFNHLTNKVKNQLTGAYDAVPAVQRAYKAAGIPSIVVGDQNYGEGSSREHAAMEPRHLGVTAVLVKSFARIHETNLKKQGMLALTFANEADYDKVQEDDTINFLDLTEFAPGKQLHLEFVHADGSKDVIATNHTYNASQVNWFKAGSALNLIAAGK; encoded by the coding sequence ATGGCTTTTGATATCGAAATGATTAAAAAAGTGTACGAAAAGATGCCAGATCGCGTGGCAAAAGCACGTGAATTAGTTGGGCGTCCTTTGACACTTACAGAGAAAATTTTATACACACACTTATGGGAGGGAATGCCTACGCAAACCTTTGAACGCGGAAATGATTATGTAGACTTCGCTCCGGATCGCGTAGCTTGTCAAGATGCAACAGCACAGATGGCGTTATTGCAATTTATGCATGCTGGAAAAGAAAAGGTAGCTGTGCCTACTACGGTACACTGTGACCACTTGATTCAAGCAAAAGTTGGAGCTGCAACCGATTTAAAAGTAGCAGAAACACAATCTTCAGAAGTGTTTAATTTTCTATCTTCTGTATCAAATAAATATGGAATTGGATTCTGGAAACCAGGAGCTGGAATTATCCACCAAATTGTTTTAGAAAATTATGCTTTCCCAGGAGGATTGATGATTGGAACGGATTCACATACGGTAAACGCGGGTGGATTGGGAATGTTAGCGATCGGAGTTGGAGGAGCGGATGCTGTAGACGTCATGTCGGGTATGGCTTGGGAATTGAAGTTTCCAAAATTAATCGGAGTGAAGTTAACCGGAAAATTAAACGGATGGACGGCACCGAAAGATGTGATTTTAAAAGTAGCAGATATTCTTACAGTAAAAGGCGGAACTGGAGCTATTGTTGAATACTTCGGAGAAGGAGCTTTATCGATGTCTTGTACTGGAAAAGGAACCATCTGTAATATGGGAGCTGAAATCGGAGCGACAACTTCGACTTTCGGATATGACGATTCAATGCGCCGTTACTTGGCTGCTACAGGACGTCAAGACGTAGTAGATGCAGCAGATAAAGTAGCAGAGCACTTAACTGCAGATGCTGAAGTATACGCAAATCCAGAAAAATACTTCGATCAATTAATCGAAATTAATTTATCGGAATTAGAACCACATATCAACGGACCTTTCACACCAGATAGAGGAACACCTGTATCAAAAATGAGAGAAGATGCAGAGAAGAATGGTTGGCCATTAAAAGTAGAATGGGGATTAATCGGATCTTGTACAAACTCTTCGTATGAAGATATGTCAAGAGCAGCTTCGATTGTAGAACAAGCCGTTAAAAATGGAATTACACCTAAAGCTGAATTTGGAATTAATCCTGGATCAGAGCAAATTCGCTATACTATTGAACGTGATGGAATCATCGAGACGTTTGAAAAAATGGGAACTAAAGTATTTACAAATGCTTGTGGACCTTGTATTGGACAATGGGATCGCGAAGGAGCAGATAAGGGAGAAAAGAATACAATTGTACACTCGTTCAACCGTAACTTCTCTAAACGCGCCGATGGGAATCCAAATACTCATGCTTTCGTTACTTCTCCAGAAATGGTAGCTGCTTTAGCTATTGCAGGAGATTTGGGATTCAATCCAATTACAGATACATTAATCAATGACGAAGGGCAAGAAGTAAAATTATTACCTCCGACAGGAGATGAATTGCCAACAAGAGGATTTGATGTAGAAGATCCAGGATACCAAGCACCAGCCGCAGATGGTTCAAGTGTTGAGGTAATCGTTTCTCCAACATCTAGTCGTCTTCAGTTGTTAGAGCCGTTTACTCCTTGGAATGGACAAAATATTACAGGAGCTAAATTATTGATTAAAGCTTTTGGAAAATGTACAACGGATCACATCTCTATGGCAGGTCCATGGTTGCGTTTCCGCGGACACTTAGACAATATTTCAGACAACATGTTGATTGGTGCTGAAAATGCATTCAATCACTTAACGAATAAAGTAAAAAACCAATTGACAGGCGCATATGATGCAGTACCTGCTGTACAACGCGCATATAAAGCAGCTGGAATCCCTTCTATTGTTGTGGGAGACCAAAACTACGGAGAAGGATCTTCTCGTGAACACGCAGCTATGGAACCTCGTCATTTAGGGGTTACTGCAGTATTGGTGAAATCATTTGCTCGTATTCACGAAACAAACTTGAAAAAACAAGGAATGTTAGCCCTTACGTTTGCCAATGAAGCAGATTATGACAAAGTACAAGAAGATGATACCATCAACTTCTTAGACTTAACTGAATTTGCTCCAGGGAAACAATTACACTTAGAATTTGTTCATGCAGACGGATCTAAAGATGTAATTGCAACCAATCATACCTATAATGCGAGTCAAGTGAATTGGTTTAAAGCAGGATCTGCTTTGAATTTAATTGCAGCTGGTAAATAG
- a CDS encoding OsmC family protein, translating into MYKHLFKATLNWMATNKVKEQNIKVYAKSHTIKIEGKDILSISAAKAFKGDPALLNPEDLLLSALTSCHMMSYLYICQQHNIEVLAYEDNSEATLILNADGSGRITKVVLNPIVRIKDESQKELALQLHIQANKLCFIANSCNFEIEHQAQCFN; encoded by the coding sequence ATGTACAAACATCTTTTTAAAGCAACCCTAAATTGGATGGCTACCAACAAAGTGAAAGAGCAAAACATAAAGGTATATGCCAAAAGCCATACCATCAAAATAGAAGGAAAAGATATTTTATCTATTTCAGCAGCCAAAGCTTTTAAAGGAGATCCTGCGTTGCTAAATCCAGAAGATTTACTGTTAAGTGCCCTTACATCGTGTCATATGATGTCGTATTTATATATATGCCAACAACACAATATAGAAGTGCTTGCTTATGAAGATAATTCGGAAGCTACATTGATACTAAATGCTGATGGTAGTGGACGTATAACCAAAGTAGTTTTAAATCCGATAGTACGCATCAAAGATGAATCGCAAAAAGAATTAGCCCTACAACTTCATATCCAAGCCAATAAACTTTGTTTTATTGCTAATTCTTGCAATTTTGAAATAGAACATCAGGCACAATGCTTTAATTAA
- a CDS encoding bifunctional aconitate hydratase 2/2-methylisocitrate dehydratase encodes MSFYKDYINEIEERKNQGLNPKPIDGAELLSEIIAQIKDTENAHRAESLKLFIYNVLPGTTSAAGVKAKFLKEIILGEAVVNEITPAFAFELLSHMKGGPSIEVLLDLALGNDVAIAQEAAKVLKTQVYLYEADTDRLKEAFLSGNAVAKDIVESYAKAEFFTKLPEVDEKIEVVTFIAGEGDISTDLLSPGNQAHSRADRELHGLCMISTEAQQQIKALQELHPGKKVMLIAEKGTMGVGSSRMSGVNNVALWTGKQASPYVPFVNIAPIVAGTNGISPIFLTTVDVTGGIGIDLKNWVKKTDAAGEVVRNEKGEPVLEEVYSVATGTVLTINTKTKKLYNGDQELIDISKALTPQKMEFIKAGGSYAIVFGKKIQTFAAKLLGMEAPVVFAPSKEISVEGQGLTAVEKIFNRNAVGVTNGKVLHAGSDVRVEVNIVGSQDTTGLMTAQELEAMAATVISPIVDGAYQSGCHTASVWDKKAQANIPKLMKFMNDFGLITARDPKGEYHSMTDVIHKVLNDITVDEWAIIIGGDSHTRMSKGVAFGADSGTVALALATGEASMPIPESVKVTFKGSMKEHMDFRDVVHATQSQMLKQFGGENVFQGRIIEVHIGTLLADQAFTFTDWTAEMKAKASICISQDDTLIESLEIAKSRIQIMIDKGMDNKNQVLQGLINKANKRIEEIRTGDKPALMPDANAKYYAEVVVDLDIIEEPMIADPDVNNDDVSKRYTHDTIRELSFYGGDKKVDLGFVGSCMVHKDDLKIVSQMLKNIEKQTGAVKFNAPLVVAAPTYNIIDELKAEGDWEYLQKYSGFEFSDLLPKNNARTEYENIMYLERPGCNLCMGNQEKAAKGDTVMATSTRLFQGRVVEDSERKKGESLLASTPVVVLSAILGRVPTMEEYKASVEGINLTKFKPISTK; translated from the coding sequence ATGAGCTTTTATAAGGATTACATCAACGAGATTGAAGAAAGAAAAAATCAAGGACTTAACCCTAAGCCAATTGATGGAGCTGAGCTATTAAGTGAAATTATAGCACAGATTAAAGATACAGAGAACGCACACCGTGCAGAATCTCTTAAGCTTTTTATTTATAACGTTTTACCTGGTACAACTAGTGCTGCTGGGGTTAAAGCTAAATTTTTAAAAGAAATCATCTTAGGTGAGGCTGTGGTAAATGAAATTACACCTGCTTTTGCTTTTGAATTATTATCGCACATGAAGGGTGGACCTTCTATCGAGGTGTTATTAGATTTAGCTTTAGGAAATGACGTAGCAATCGCTCAAGAGGCTGCTAAAGTATTGAAAACACAAGTGTACTTGTACGAAGCTGATACAGATCGTTTAAAAGAAGCGTTCTTAAGCGGTAATGCTGTAGCAAAAGATATCGTAGAAAGTTATGCAAAAGCAGAGTTCTTTACGAAATTACCTGAAGTAGATGAGAAAATTGAAGTAGTTACTTTCATCGCTGGTGAAGGAGATATTTCAACAGATTTACTTTCTCCAGGAAACCAAGCACACTCTCGTGCAGACCGTGAACTTCACGGATTGTGTATGATTAGTACAGAAGCACAACAACAAATCAAAGCTTTACAAGAATTACATCCAGGTAAAAAAGTGATGTTAATTGCTGAAAAAGGAACGATGGGAGTTGGATCTTCAAGAATGTCAGGAGTAAATAACGTGGCACTTTGGACAGGTAAACAAGCAAGTCCATATGTTCCATTCGTAAACATTGCTCCAATTGTTGCTGGTACAAACGGAATTTCTCCAATTTTCTTAACTACAGTTGACGTAACTGGAGGTATTGGAATTGACTTGAAAAACTGGGTGAAAAAAACAGATGCTGCTGGTGAAGTAGTTCGCAATGAAAAAGGAGAGCCAGTATTAGAAGAAGTTTATTCTGTAGCTACAGGTACTGTATTGACAATTAATACAAAAACAAAAAAATTATACAACGGAGATCAAGAGTTAATCGATATTTCGAAAGCTTTAACTCCACAAAAAATGGAATTTATCAAAGCTGGTGGATCTTATGCTATCGTATTTGGTAAAAAAATCCAAACATTCGCTGCAAAATTATTAGGAATGGAAGCTCCTGTAGTTTTTGCTCCTTCTAAAGAAATCTCTGTTGAAGGACAAGGATTAACAGCAGTTGAAAAAATCTTCAATAGAAATGCAGTTGGAGTAACAAACGGAAAAGTATTACATGCAGGTTCTGACGTTCGCGTAGAAGTGAATATCGTAGGATCACAGGATACAACTGGATTGATGACTGCTCAGGAGTTAGAAGCAATGGCAGCAACTGTTATTTCTCCTATCGTTGATGGAGCTTACCAATCAGGATGTCATACAGCATCAGTTTGGGATAAAAAAGCACAAGCAAATATCCCGAAATTGATGAAATTTATGAACGATTTCGGTTTAATTACTGCACGTGACCCTAAAGGAGAATACCACTCAATGACGGACGTTATCCACAAAGTATTGAACGATATTACTGTGGACGAATGGGCTATCATCATCGGAGGGGATTCACACACTAGAATGTCTAAAGGGGTTGCTTTTGGAGCAGATTCAGGAACAGTAGCTTTAGCGTTAGCAACAGGAGAGGCTTCAATGCCAATTCCAGAGTCTGTAAAAGTTACGTTTAAAGGAAGCATGAAAGAACACATGGATTTCCGTGACGTAGTACATGCAACTCAATCACAAATGTTGAAACAATTTGGTGGTGAAAACGTGTTCCAAGGTAGAATTATCGAAGTTCATATCGGTACTTTACTTGCAGATCAGGCATTTACATTCACAGACTGGACAGCTGAAATGAAAGCAAAAGCGTCTATCTGTATTTCACAAGATGATACTTTAATCGAATCATTGGAAATTGCGAAAAGCCGTATCCAAATCATGATCGATAAAGGAATGGATAACAAAAACCAAGTGTTACAAGGATTAATCAACAAAGCAAACAAGCGTATTGAAGAAATTAGAACAGGTGATAAACCTGCTTTAATGCCAGATGCAAATGCAAAATACTATGCTGAGGTTGTAGTTGATCTTGATATCATTGAAGAACCAATGATTGCCGATCCAGATGTAAACAATGATGACGTTTCTAAACGCTATACACACGATACGATTAGAGAGCTTTCTTTCTATGGTGGAGATAAAAAAGTAGATTTAGGTTTCGTAGGTTCATGTATGGTTCACAAAGATGACTTGAAAATTGTTTCTCAAATGTTGAAAAATATTGAAAAACAAACAGGTGCTGTGAAATTTAATGCACCACTTGTTGTGGCAGCTCCAACATACAACATCATTGATGAGTTAAAAGCAGAAGGAGATTGGGAATACTTACAAAAATATTCTGGTTTCGAATTCAGTGACCTTTTACCTAAAAACAATGCACGTACTGAATATGAAAACATCATGTATTTAGAGCGCCCTGGTTGTAACTTATGTATGGGTAACCAAGAGAAAGCAGCGAAAGGAGATACGGTAATGGCTACATCAACGCGTTTATTCCAAGGACGTGTGGTAGAAGATTCAGAACGCAAAAAAGGAGAATCTTTATTAGCTTCTACTCCAGTAGTTGTTCTTTCTGCGATTTTAGGTAGAGTTCCAACAATGGAAGAATATAAAGCTTCTGTAGAAGGAATTAACTTGACAAAATTCAAGCCAATTTCGACAAAATAA